Genomic segment of Aliarcobacter trophiarum LMG 25534:
CTCATATTTTATGGGAGTTGCAGCTTTTGAACTTATCTCACCAGTATCTATGGTTCATAGAGGTTTAGTTTTTGGTCTAGGATTTGGACTTGCAACAATTATTGTAATATTTTTATTTGATCTATTTGTTTTAAAAAATGGTTGGTGTGGGCATATTTGCCCTCTTGGTGGATTTTATTCACTAATTGGAAGATTTAGCCTGTTAAGAGTCCATCATAATCATGAAAAATGCACTGCTTGTATGAAGTGTAAAGTTGTATGCCCTGAAATTCAAGTTTTACATATGATAGATAAAAGTAGTGAACCTGTTTTACAAGAGTGTACTTCGTGTGCTAGATGTATTGAGGTTTGTGATGATGATGCACTAAATTTCGAATTAAGAAATTATATGAAGGAGAAAAAATGAAATTAACAAAATTAGCTTTGAGCCTAGTTGCCATTGCAACTCTTTTTACTTTTGCTTATGCAGCAAACAAGACTATAAAAGATGACTCTATTGGTATTAGACAAGGTAGTCTTTTTCAAGAAGATAATGTTGTAGGAGATAAAACTCAATATAATACAGATGCAGCTGGAACTAGTACAAAAATAGATAGAGCATTTGAAAATGCTCCACCAATGATTTCACATGATACAGAAGGTATGCTTCCAATAACAATAGATAATAACCAATGTATCTCTTGTCATGATCCAATGGTTGCTCCTAGTGTGAATGCAACTTCAATTCCGAAATCTCACTTTACAAATTTTAGAGAAGATGTAAGTATTGATAAAAAAGGTGAACTTGAAAGAGATGGTAAAATTTTAGCAAATAGTAGTGACATAAAAACTATTGTAAAACCACTTGACCATTTATCAAATGCTAGATTTAACTGTTCAGCATGTCATGCACCACAATCAGATAGTAAAATTGTTCCAAAAAACAACTTTATCCCTGATTTTAGAGGTACTGATTTGAATAATAAATCAAATCTTATGGACAATGTATCAGAGGGTGTTAAATAGTGCAAAGAAGAGAGCTTTTTAGCTCTCTTTCTAAATCTTTTAAGCAAAAAGATGAATTAAGAGCTATAAGACCACCTTACTTCAAAGATAGTAATCTTTTTTTGACAAACTGTATTTTATGTAGTTCTAAAGAGTGCGCAGAAGTTTGCCAAGAGAGTATTATAATAATTTTAGATGATGAAACACCTAGTTTAGATTTTTCTAAAAGTGGCTGTACATATTGTGATTTATGCGCTATATCTTGTAGTGGTGAAGTTCTAAAAATAGAAGATAAAAAGCAAATAGAAGTTAAAATAGAGATAGATATATTAACTTGTCTTTCTTGGCAAAATACAATGTGTTTTTCGTGCAAAGACCCATGTCTTGATAATGCTATTGAATTTTTAGGAATGTTTAGACCATCTATACAAAATAGCTGTACATCTTGTGGATTTTGTATAAAAGTATGTCCAACAAATGCAATAAAGGTAAAAAACTTATGAAATTAATAAAATATATTTTTATTTTTATTTTAACTCTAAATCTATATTCAAATGATATAAAAGAGCTAAAACCAAAATATAGTTTAAAAGCTAGTGGTGGAGTTACAAATTTGGTATTAAAAGATAACCTTCTTTTAGCTTCAACAGTAGTTGGAACTATTGATATTTTTGATATAAATAATAAAACTTTATTAAAAAAAATAGAATTAGAAAAGATAAAAGATTTTACAAATAAAACAATCAATAGTAAAATTTATAGCACAGATATTATTGATGATAAAATACTAATTTTATCTCAAGGTGAAAGTGGTGGAAGAGATATTTTTATCTATGAGAATAATAAATTTGAGAATATAATAGATGCGAATGATAGACTTTTCATAGCCTATGCAAAATTTATTGATAATGAAAATATAATCTATGCTCTTTTGTCAAATCAGATTTTTATATATAATATAAAAGATAAAAAGATAAAAAAAGAGCTTCAAGTATCTCAATCATCTTTTTCACACTTTGTTTTAAATGAGAAAAAAGATACTCTTTTTGTAGCAGATGAGAGTGGAATAATCTCTCAAATAGATATAAAAAACCTACAAAAAACAAAAACCTTTAAAGGACAAAATGTTGATAGAGTTTTTCAAGTAGATATAAAAAAAGATACAATTTTAACTGCAGGTCAAGATAGAAGAGCAGCTATTTACTCTTTAGGTTTAGAAAAGCCTTACTTTTTATCAACTGATTTTTTAATCTATACAGTAGCTTTAAGCCCTAGTTCAAATAAAGCAGCATTTTGTTTTGATGAAAAAAATAGTGTCGCAGTTTTCAATACAGTTACAAAAGAGATTTTATATAAATTAGTAGATAATAAGTCAATTCTGACAAATATCTTATTTTTAAATGAAGACGAAATTTTTGTTTCAAGTGATGATTTTAATATAAATGTTTACAATTTAAAGGAGTAAAAAATG
This window contains:
- the napH gene encoding quinol dehydrogenase ferredoxin subunit NapH, which produces MIKKYRFLIARRVSQISIMALYIVANIYGINILMGNLSTSLVLNTITLSDPFAVMQMIFAGAIISFDIALGAFIVAIFYFTIGGRSFCSWVCPVNIITDSANYLRRVLKFDEVQKKQPATRNLRYWLILISFIISYFMGVAAFELISPVSMVHRGLVFGLGFGLATIIVIFLFDLFVLKNGWCGHICPLGGFYSLIGRFSLLRVHHNHEKCTACMKCKVVCPEIQVLHMIDKSSEPVLQECTSCARCIEVCDDDALNFELRNYMKEKK
- a CDS encoding nitrate reductase cytochrome c-type subunit — protein: MKLTKLALSLVAIATLFTFAYAANKTIKDDSIGIRQGSLFQEDNVVGDKTQYNTDAAGTSTKIDRAFENAPPMISHDTEGMLPITIDNNQCISCHDPMVAPSVNATSIPKSHFTNFREDVSIDKKGELERDGKILANSSDIKTIVKPLDHLSNARFNCSACHAPQSDSKIVPKNNFIPDFRGTDLNNKSNLMDNVSEGVK
- a CDS encoding 4Fe-4S binding protein; its protein translation is MQRRELFSSLSKSFKQKDELRAIRPPYFKDSNLFLTNCILCSSKECAEVCQESIIIILDDETPSLDFSKSGCTYCDLCAISCSGEVLKIEDKKQIEVKIEIDILTCLSWQNTMCFSCKDPCLDNAIEFLGMFRPSIQNSCTSCGFCIKVCPTNAIKVKNL
- a CDS encoding WD40 repeat domain-containing protein; the encoded protein is MKLIKYIFIFILTLNLYSNDIKELKPKYSLKASGGVTNLVLKDNLLLASTVVGTIDIFDINNKTLLKKIELEKIKDFTNKTINSKIYSTDIIDDKILILSQGESGGRDIFIYENNKFENIIDANDRLFIAYAKFIDNENIIYALLSNQIFIYNIKDKKIKKELQVSQSSFSHFVLNEKKDTLFVADESGIISQIDIKNLQKTKTFKGQNVDRVFQVDIKKDTILTAGQDRRAAIYSLGLEKPYFLSTDFLIYTVALSPSSNKAAFCFDEKNSVAVFNTVTKEILYKLVDNKSILTNILFLNEDEIFVSSDDFNINVYNLKE